The following nucleotide sequence is from bacterium.
GGCGCCCTGCTCGCGGTCCTCGCGGGCGGGATCGCCCTGCGCGCCGTCTTCTTCCTGCAGGTCCGCCAAACCTTCCTCTTCCAGCGCCCGTTCCTCGACGCCGGCTACTACCATCGCTGGGCCCTCGAGATCGCCGGCGGCGACTGGGCGGGCGTGGCGCGCGGCGTCTTCACGATGAGCCCCGGCTATCCGTACTTCCTGGCGGTCCTCTACTCGCTCTTCGGCGCGCGCGTCGAGACGGCTGTCCTCGCGCAGTTCGCGCTCGGCCTGGTCTCCGGCTGGATGATCTACCTGCTCGGGACGCGGCACCTCTCGCGCACGGCGGGTCTCATCGGCGCGGCGGTCTACCTGGCGTACCCGCCGGCGCTCTTCTACGAGAGCACGCTGCTGAAGGCGGCGCTGATCAACGCCGTGAACCTCGCGACGCTGCTGGCCGCGTCGACTGCGGGACCGGCGGGGGCGTTGCTGGCCGGGCTGCTCACGGGCGTCTCCGCGCACCTGCGCCCCTCGGCCCTCCTGCTCGCGCCGGTCCTCGCCCTCTGGCTGTGGCGGCGCGCGCCACGGAAGGCGCCGGCGGCGGCGCTCTTCGCGTCGGGGCTGCTCGCGGCGCTCCTGCCCGTGGCCGCGCGCAACTACCGCGTCGGCGGCGAATGGATCTGGACGACCGCTCACGGCGGCATGAACTTCTACACGGGGAACGGGCCGGAGTGCCGCGGCCCCTACCAGATGCTCCCGTTCGCCCGGACTGACGTTGCAGAGGAGCAGCAGGCCTTCCTCGAGGAGGCGCGCAGGCGGGCGGGGCGTGAGCTGACGCCGGCGCAGGCCTCCGACTTCTGGTACGCAGAAAGCTGGCGCTTCATCCGCGAACAGCCGCTGCGCGAGGCGGGGCTGCTGCTGAAGAAAGCCGTCGTCTTCGCCAACGGGTACGAGGCGCCGATCAACGTGGACTTCAACCTCTTCCGCTCGAAGTTCGGCTCGCTGCTGGCGCTGCCGCTGCCGTCGTTCGCGGCGCTGCTGCCCCTGGCCGTCCTCGGGGCCGCGCGCGCGGCGCCGAATGTCCTGCTGCTGGGCTACCTGGCGTCCGTCCTCGTCGCCAACGTGGTGTTCTTCAGCGCGTCGGAGTACCGCTTCCCCGCCGTGCCCATCCTGTGCCTGTACGCCGGCCACGCAGGCGTGGCCCTCGCCGGGGATCTCCGCGCGCGCTCATGGCGCAGCCTGGCAGTGTCCTGCACCATCCTGTTCGTACTTGGCGCGTTCACCTACACCGACGCCTACACGCACCTGCTCGGGCTGCCGCGCTACAAGCAGGAGATCGCCGCCAACTCGTTCTACAACCTGGGGGTCGACTATCAGAGAGCCGGGAGGGACGACGACGCCATCCTGGCCTACCGCGAGTCCGTCCGGCTGCGCCCCGACGACGCGGTCACCCAGAACAACCTCGGGGTGGCGCTCGCGCGCACCGGCCGCATCTCGGAGGCAACCCCGCACTTCGAGAAGGCCCTGTCGGGATTGCTGGACGCCTACTACAATCTCGCCCGTGCGCTGGCGCTCCTGGGGCGCAACGCGGAGGCTCAGCAGCGCCTGCGACAGGCAGAGGAGATCGCCCGCAGCGGTCGCGTGCGGGAGGCGATCCCCCGCGTCGAGCCGGCCCGCTAGCGCAGGTGCTCGATGATCGCCGCGAGCCGCTCGCGGTCCATCTCGCGCCCGACGAGCGGCCCGGCCGCGAGTGCCGGGACGTGCTCTTCGTACGCGGGGCGGCTGCCGCGCCAGATCACGCCGACCGGGATCTCATCGCCCCAGCGCGCCGCCGCCGCGAGCGCCGCCGTCCAGTCCGTCGGGTCGTGCCCGGCGGGCAGCTCGCGCACCCGCTGGCGGTACCAGGCGTAGGTGTTGATCTTGTTGAACGACACGCACGGCTGCAGCACGTCCACGAGCGCGAACCCCGGCGCGGCCAGCGCCTGGCCGATCAGCGCCGCGAGGTGCTCGGGCATCCCGGCGAAGCCGCGCGCGACGAAGTTGGCCTTGAGCGCGACGGCGGTCTCGACCGGGTTGAACGGCTCGGCGTGCACGCCCTCGGGCTGCGCCTTCGTGACGAAGCCGGCGTCGGAAGTGGGGCTCGCCTGCCCCTTGGTGAGCCCGTAGACCTGGTTGTCGTGCACGACGACGGTCAGGCCGATGTTGCGCCTCACGGCGGCGAGAAAGTGGTTGCCGCCCTCGCCGTAGGTGCAGCCGTCGCCGCTCTCGACGATCACCTTGAGGGCGGGGTTGGCGAGCTTGGCGCCGGTCGCCGCCGGCAGCGCGCGGCCGTGGAGGCCGTTGAAGACGTTGGCGTTGAGGTAGTGCGGCGCCTTCGCGGCCTGGCCGATCCCCGAGACGAAGAGGACCTGGTGCGGCGCCAGCCCGGCGGCGGCGAGGGCCGCCTTCATCGCCCCGAGGATCCCGAAGTTGCCGCACCCGGGGCACCACGCGGTTTCGTACTTGCCGTAGTCCGCGATCGTCACCATCAGGCCATCCCCTGTGCGGCGAGCGCCCGCAATACGTACGCCGGCGTGATGGGCAGGCCGTCGCAGCGGCGCACGTGCCCGGTCGCCTCGAAGCCGGTCTCGCGGCGGACGAGGCGCTCGAACTGGCCGGTCGCGTTGCCCTCGACGAAGATCACGCGCCCCGCGGCGCGCAGGGTCGCGAGAAACTGCTGCGGATCGAGCGGCCAGAGCTGCGTGAAGTGCAGCGTGGCCGCCGCGACGCCGCGCGCGCGCAGTTCCGCCGCCGCCTCCGCCGCGGCGGCGCCCGCCGAGCCCCACGCGACCAGCAGCAGGGCGCCTTCCGCCGCGCCCTCGAGCCGCGGTGGCAGCACCTCCCAGCGCAGCACGTCCAGCTTTGCGAGCCGCTTGGCGACCATGCGGTCGCGCACGGCGAGGTCCTCGGTGATGTGACCGTCCTCGGTGTGCTCGTCGCTGTCGGCGACGACCAGGTGCTGCGTCCGCCCCGGAAGCAGCCGCGGCGAGACGCCGCCCTCGACGAAGGCGTAGCGCCGGTACGGCGCGGCGACGTCGCCCTCGTGACCGGCGCGCACGGCCGGCAGCGCGCGCACCTCGAAAGGCTCGACCGCGCGGTAGGAGTCCGCGAGGAACTGGTCGGTCAGGATGAAGATGGGCCCCTGGGACATCTCCGCGAGAAAGAGCGCCTTGCGCGCGAGCAGGAAGCACTCCTCGGGGTTTCCGGGGGCGAGGAGCGCGCGGGGGAACTCGCCGTGGCCGGCGTGGAGCACGAACTCGAGGTCCGCCTGCTCGGTGCGCGTCGGCAGGCCGGTGGCCGGCCCGGGGCGCTGCGCGACCACCACGACGAGCGGCGTCTCGGTCATCGCGGCCAGGCTCACGCCCTCGACCATGAGCGCGAAGCCGCCGCCGGAAGTCGCGACCATCGCCGGGGCGCCCGCGAACGAGGCGCCGATCGCCATGTTCACGGCCGCGATCTCGTCCTCCGCCTGCTCGGCGACGACCCCGAGCGCGGCGGCATGCGCCGCCACCGTCAGCGAGACCGAGGTCGAAGGCGTCATCGGGTAGAAGGCGTAGAACCGCAACCCCGCCGAGAGCGCGCCGAGCGCGAGCGCCTCGTTGCCGTTGACCATCGCCCGCGAGGCGCCGCCGGCGGCCGGACGTTCCGGCAGCGCGAACGAAGCGCCCGCCTCGGCCGTCCAGCGGCAGGCCTCGGCGAGCGCGCGCCGGTTCTCGGCCGCCGCATCCGGCGCCTTCTTGCCGAACATCTCCTCGACGCCGGCGGCCAGCAGCTCCTCGAGGAGGCCGAGGAGCGTCCCGGCGACCCCCAGCGCGGCGACGTTGGCCTGCCGGGCCGCCGCGAGCTTCGCGAACGGCACGCGCAGCCCCGCGGTTCCCTGCGGGTCGAGCCCCTCGTCGGCGATCAGCAACGCGCCGGCGGCCAGCTCGCCCCGGTGCAGCGCGATCGACTCCTGGTCCAGGGCGACGAGCAGGTCGATCGTCTCCGCCGGCGCGCCGATCTCCCCCGCGCCGAAGCGGATCGCCCAGGTGTTGTGCCCGCCGCGCACGCGCGAGTGGTACGTCTGCGTCACGCAGATGCGCCAGCCGGCGCGCACGAGCGCCTGCGAGAGCAGCTGGCCGACGGTGACCAGTCCCTGGCCGGCCTCGCCGCCGATCAGGACCGTCCTTGTATCTACCAGTTCTCGCACAGGGCCTCGTAGTACTCGCGGGGGTGCGCGCAGGCCGGACAGGTGTCGGGCGCCTCGGCCCCCTCGTGGATGTAGCCGCAGTTGCGGCAGACCCATTTCACGGGCTTCTCGCGCTTGAAAACCCGCTGCCCCTCGACGTTCGCCAGGAAACCGCGGTAGCGCCTCTCGTGCTGTTTCTCCGCGACCGCGATGGACTCGAAGATCTGCGCGATCTCCGGGAAGCCCTCCTCGCGGGCGACCTTCGCGAAGCCGGGGTACATCTGCGCCCACTCGAAGCGCTCCCCGCCGGCGGCCTCCGTCAGGTTCTGCGCGGTGGTGCC
It contains:
- a CDS encoding tetratricopeptide repeat protein, which translates into the protein MTTQTVAARTHHRGGALLAVLAGGIALRAVFFLQVRQTFLFQRPFLDAGYYHRWALEIAGGDWAGVARGVFTMSPGYPYFLAVLYSLFGARVETAVLAQFALGLVSGWMIYLLGTRHLSRTAGLIGAAVYLAYPPALFYESTLLKAALINAVNLATLLAASTAGPAGALLAGLLTGVSAHLRPSALLLAPVLALWLWRRAPRKAPAAALFASGLLAALLPVAARNYRVGGEWIWTTAHGGMNFYTGNGPECRGPYQMLPFARTDVAEEQQAFLEEARRRAGRELTPAQASDFWYAESWRFIREQPLREAGLLLKKAVVFANGYEAPINVDFNLFRSKFGSLLALPLPSFAALLPLAVLGAARAAPNVLLLGYLASVLVANVVFFSASEYRFPAVPILCLYAGHAGVALAGDLRARSWRSLAVSCTILFVLGAFTYTDAYTHLLGLPRYKQEIAANSFYNLGVDYQRAGRDDDAILAYRESVRLRPDDAVTQNNLGVALARTGRISEATPHFEKALSGLLDAYYNLARALALLGRNAEAQQRLRQAEEIARSGRVREAIPRVEPAR
- a CDS encoding thiamine pyrophosphate-dependent enzyme, producing MVTIADYGKYETAWCPGCGNFGILGAMKAALAAAGLAPHQVLFVSGIGQAAKAPHYLNANVFNGLHGRALPAATGAKLANPALKVIVESGDGCTYGEGGNHFLAAVRRNIGLTVVVHDNQVYGLTKGQASPTSDAGFVTKAQPEGVHAEPFNPVETAVALKANFVARGFAGMPEHLAALIGQALAAPGFALVDVLQPCVSFNKINTYAWYRQRVRELPAGHDPTDWTAALAAAARWGDEIPVGVIWRGSRPAYEEHVPALAAGPLVGREMDRERLAAIIEHLR
- a CDS encoding 2-oxoacid:acceptor oxidoreductase subunit alpha is translated as MRELVDTRTVLIGGEAGQGLVTVGQLLSQALVRAGWRICVTQTYHSRVRGGHNTWAIRFGAGEIGAPAETIDLLVALDQESIALHRGELAAGALLIADEGLDPQGTAGLRVPFAKLAAARQANVAALGVAGTLLGLLEELLAAGVEEMFGKKAPDAAAENRRALAEACRWTAEAGASFALPERPAAGGASRAMVNGNEALALGALSAGLRFYAFYPMTPSTSVSLTVAAHAAALGVVAEQAEDEIAAVNMAIGASFAGAPAMVATSGGGFALMVEGVSLAAMTETPLVVVVAQRPGPATGLPTRTEQADLEFVLHAGHGEFPRALLAPGNPEECFLLARKALFLAEMSQGPIFILTDQFLADSYRAVEPFEVRALPAVRAGHEGDVAAPYRRYAFVEGGVSPRLLPGRTQHLVVADSDEHTEDGHITEDLAVRDRMVAKRLAKLDVLRWEVLPPRLEGAAEGALLLVAWGSAGAAAAEAAAELRARGVAAATLHFTQLWPLDPQQFLATLRAAGRVIFVEGNATGQFERLVRRETGFEATGHVRRCDGLPITPAYVLRALAAQGMA
- a CDS encoding rubrerythrin family protein; protein product: MELKGSRTEKNILTAFAGESQARNRYTYFASQAKKEGFLQIQAIFEETASQEKEHAKRLFKLLQGGMVTVQAEFPAGVIGTTAQNLTEAAGGERFEWAQMYPGFAKVAREEGFPEIAQIFESIAVAEKQHERRYRGFLANVEGQRVFKREKPVKWVCRNCGYIHEGAEAPDTCPACAHPREYYEALCENW